The following nucleotide sequence is from Saimiri boliviensis isolate mSaiBol1 chromosome 6, mSaiBol1.pri, whole genome shotgun sequence.
tgggcacagtggctcacacctgtaatcctagcactttgggaggctaaggcagatggattgcctgagttcaggagttcaagaccagcatgggcaacatggtgaaaccccatctctactaaaacacaaaaaattagtgggggtgtggcggtgtgcacctgtaatcccagctattcgggaggctgaaacaggagaatcacttcaacctgggaggcagaggttgtgtgagctgagatcacgccactgcactccagcctgggtgacagagcgagaccctgtctcaaaaataaaagtaaaaataaataaccaaattgAATACTTGTTGAGCAGAGAGCCAGGAGGCCTTCGTCCCTCTTCCTGGAGCCTGACTTCTCTCAAGGTGGAGACCTTCTCTGATCCTTTCACATCCCACCCCTTGCCAGGTTTATGTTCATCCTCATGATCATCCTGACTGCCTTCCTCTGTGGTCTCAACAATATCTATGTGCCCTACCAGGAGACAGAGCGGCTGGGCAAGTAtgcaggggcagaggcaggatggGAGGTGGAGAGCCTGGGACCTTGCAGCAGCTTGGAGCCCTAGTGATCTCTCctttgtccctccctccctcatttatTCACCCAATGAATTATCTTGTTTGCTCATTCCCTCTTTGATTCACtgtcactcattcatttgttcatttatacattcattttctcattttctctccaaactttttattttaaaaaatgtcaattcTACGAAAAGTAGATGTCCCTACACCCTTCACCTAGCTTCACCAATTGTTAACCTTTTACCACATTTGCTTGATCTATTGctccctttattctttttttccctgaaacaCTTAAAAGGAAGTTGTGACTATCATGACACTTCATCCCTAAACAGTTCAGGATGTCTCCTAAGAACATAACTACAAAAGCATTATCACATTCAAAAAATGTAACACCCAAAATGCCTAGATttgtctccaactcttgggctcaagcaatctgcccacctcagcctcccaaaatgctaggattacacgtgtgagtcaccacaccgtGCCACAATTTAAAATTGTTGGTATAAGTAGTGTCCAGCCCATCCTGGCCCCACCCCGGAACATAAGGCCAGGAAGACAGGTACATGCTTGTCTTGTCCACTGACGTATCCTTAGCACCTGTGACACTACTGTGCACCCAGTAAATACTGGTGCAAAGAATAACATTCGGAGCTCAGAAACAGCAAGTATCTACACCAGCTGAGGTGGTCCAAAGGGCTGCATAGAAGTGGGCGCTCTTGGCCAGGTCCTGGGGGGTAGAGGGGAGTGTGTCTGGGTGAGCTCAGGCTCATCTCCCACCCCTCATTTTCTGTTCCTTACTTGGCCCAATATGCCAGTTTCAATGAGACGTTCCAGTTTCTGTTCTGGACCATGTTCGGCATGGAGGAGCACAGTGTGGTGGACATGCCTCAGTTTCTGGTGCCTGAATTTGTGGGCCGGGCCCTCTATGGCATCTTCACCATCGTCATGGTCATTGTGCTGCTCAACATGCTCATTGCTATGATCACCAACTCCTTCCAGAAGATCGAGGTGCGTAAACGGAGGCCAATTTAGGCcagggagaagaagggagaaaggaatggAGAGGAATAAGGTGCAAAGAGGCAAGACATTGGAGTCATGCTCTGCCGCCACTGTTGTATTGTTCATGGCTTTACACAAGtgttcctctgtaaaatgagggtctTAGTGATGCTGTTAGTATCTCCAGACACCAAGTCTAGTGCTCATTCCCCTTTAGGGTTGGGCAGAGGAGTGGTGTTGTAGAAAAGTAAATGGGAACATGAGAGGGAGACGATGGGTTAGGGTCTGCAGGCTGGAGAACAGGCTGGGCAGGAACTGGATGTCAGAAAGATGAAAGACagtggtggggagagagggagcggGGTACAGGCCGGAGAAATGCGGGTGATAGCGGAGGTCGGAGATAAGACTGGGGAGAAGAAAGAGCCTGGCACACTACACTGGAGAATCAAAACTGTGAGTACTGGAGAAAAGAGAGGCAGATTGAgtgggcaggaggatcatgtgcCAAAAGGGTCCTTGCACCACCCCCTGCTGCCTGGCCCCCAGGATGATGCTGATGTGGAGTGGAAGTTCGCACGCTCCAAGCTCTATCTGTCCTACTTCCGAGAGGGCCTGACGCTGCCTGTGCCTTTCAACATCCTGCCCTCCCCGAAGGCTGTCTTCTACCTTCTCAGGTGCTGACCTCAGagctcccactcccacccccaagtccccaggccctgcccccaTTTCCCTAGGTCCTGTCCTCTAACCAACCTCTTCCCACCATTGAAATCTCTCAGGAGAATTTGCCAGTTCATTTGCTGTTGCTGTTCCTGCTGCAACACCAAGAAGCCAGACAATCCCCCCATCCCCACCTTTGTGAGTACCTCTTCAGCCTGTTGCTGGTCACCCTGGCATCAGGCCTTCAGCTCTGTGTCCATACCATCAACTTGTCTGCATATCCCGGGCTTATCTATCTTTCCAGGTATGTTCTCCAGAAAGCCTGTCCCAATTCCTACTCTCGCACGTGgcttccctttccctcttcctggCTCTGGCCATTTCCTAAATTTCCAACCCTGTGTCACGCAGCCTAAACAGAAGTCCTTGCCACCCTGCTCCCAAGCTAGAAATACCCACTAAGCTCCAGACAGACCTTTTTTGTCCTAAACTGCTCCAAGACATagttgaacatttttcaaaaacacatattAAGAAGCCAAAGGTAAATGTCCCACAAACTGAGCAGTTAGACGGCTGACAGTGGCCTGAGAGAGGAGGCCAGGAGGCCGGACATCCAAGAAGCTCACTTGCCCCTCGAGGTCTACTCTTCAGCCCCGTCTGGCCTGGCACGAGGGTGCCTTCCTAATTCAGGCACTGCAGGTCTGTAGGGGGTTCTCCCCTCCTCACCATCGGCCTCCCAGCCCTCACTCATCCCTTCCTGGTTCTCTCACCATCAGCCCTTCCCCAGCTTCTGGCCCCTGTCCTTCTACCTTCCAGGTCTGCACTGTGACATGGAGGCCAGGGGCTACGCGGGTCAGGGACAGGAAAGTCTACACGGAAGACTTTGCCCTGGGCCTTTTTTGCCCAGGGCTGGAGAGGCATGGACAGTGATCAGAAGAAGGTTGGAGAGAATCTCTCTCACCCTCCTGTCTTCCCATTCCAGGCCAATCCCGGGGCAGGGGCCATTCCTGGGAAGGGAGAGCGTGGATCCTACCGCCTTCGCGTCATCAAGGCCCTGGTACAGCGCTACATAGAGACTGCGCGGCGCGAGTTTGAGGAGACCCAGCGGAAAGGTGCGTCACCCTCCTTTAAGCTCCTCTAAGCTCTCCCCATTCCTGTTCCTTCCTCAGCTGGGATAAAGGCCCCATACCAGAGTCAGGTCCGCATTCAGCCTGCATAATATGTGGCCCCATCCTGCTCTGCCCTTGGAAGGGCAGCCTGCACAACGCAGCCCCTTGCACTCCATTACCCTCTGGCCCATTTGGCATTGATTCCACTCATTTCATTTAAGtgctccttcctgccttcctgtgtGTTCAGTTATTCTCCCATTCAGTCCCTTACCCAGTCACTCATTCACctccttcattcactcattcatttactgaCTCACTCCACCAACATTCATCGCTATGGCCTCCTTCGTTCCAGGCCCTGTCTTGGAGGGACAGATGGGGCACTGTAGAGCAGGGACACATGGGAAGCTTTCAGTCTAGTGAGGAAGAGAAACCATCACACTGGGCATGAAGTGCAGCTAAGAGAGATGCGAATTGCTACGGGTGCCCGAAGGAAGAAGGAGCTTGTCATTTTGCGAGGCAGAAGGAGAGAGTAGCAGAATGGATAAAGGGGCTGGGATCCGAACAGGGCCCTGAAGGATGAGTGTGAGCTGGCTGGCCATGACTGAGGAGAGGGCAGGCAGGTGGATGCACGAGTCTCTACCCAGTAACAGCTTTCCGCATGGCTCGTCACCCTTCTCTGGCCCCTAGACTTTCCTTCTTTccagctcctccctcccacccctgctaGGATTCACTTGCCCCAGCTTCACCCACCCATCTGACCCCTAGCCCACAAGCCTGATCTTCACTTCTTCCAGTTCTCCCTCAGAAACTCCAGATAGGGCAACCTCTGGGATTCTGTAAAGGGTAAAAGGGGTACAGGGCAGGCTCATCCCTTGAAAGGCTCCTCGATACTCCACCTCCTCcagacctgggcaacagactcaCAGAGCTGACGAAGACCGTATCTCGACTACAGAGCGAGGTAGCCGGTGTGCGGCGGACTCTGGCAGAGGGAGGAACACCCCGGCCTCCCGACAGTGCCAGGGTCCTCCGTCACTATGTCACCCAAGTACACAACAGTTTCCAAAACCTGGGGCCCCCCATTCCTGACACCCCAGAGCTGACAGGGCCCAGGATTGTGGGGACCCAGGAATCATCAGGAACCAGGCTTCAGGACACTGGAGAGGTGAGGACTCTGGCTTCTGGAGAGTCTGACCCCAGCTCCCCAGCTCATGTGCTAGTGCACAGGCAGCAGGAAACAGAGGGGGCTGAGGACCTGCCCCACGGGGAGGATTCGGGGATGGAGGGGAGGATCTGATACAGCGGAAGGGTCTCTTCTGTTGCTGAGCGCAGTAGCCTAGGAGGGCGAGGGTGGGGGCCTCTTGGGAGGAGCCTGTGCTGCTTTCCGTGCTTCAATAAAGTTTCTGTTCTGGATGTGCGAGG
It contains:
- the LOC141584850 gene encoding short transient receptor potential channel 2 homolog, with product MIILTAFLCGLNNIYVPYQETERLGNFNETFQFLFWTMFGMEEHSVVDMPQFLVPEFVGRALYGIFTIVMVIVLLNMLIAMITNSFQKIEDDADVEWKFARSKLYLSYFREGLTLPVPFNILPSPKAVFYLLRRICQFICCCCSCCNTKKPDNPPIPTFANPGAGAIPGKGERGSYRLRVIKALVQRYIETARREFEETQRKDLGNRLTELTKTVSRLQSEVAGVRRTLAEGGTPRPPDSARVLRHYVTQVHNSFQNLGPPIPDTPELTGPRIVGTQESSGTRLQDTGEVRTLASGESDPSSPAHVLVHRQQETEGAEDLPHGEDSGMEGRI